The following is a genomic window from Sutcliffiella horikoshii.
GTTTCCACTTAATGTTCGCAATGTGGCTCTTGCCTCTTCTTCACTTTCAGGTTTCCCAAGCACTTTATCGCCAAGAACGACTATCGTATCAGAGCCGATCACAACGGCTTCTTGATTTTCTTGATAAACGCTTTGAGCTTTTTGATAGGCAAGAGAAGTGGCGATTTCTTCTGGTGATAATTCTGGGTCAAAGGTTTCTTCAATGTTACTTACCTTTACTGTAAATGGGAGATGTACTTGTTGGAGAAGTTCCTTTCTTCTGGGGGATCCTGAGGCTAAAATAAGAGGTTTCATGTTTTATCACCTTCCGCTAGTAGTCAAAAATTTTC
Proteins encoded in this region:
- a CDS encoding Maf family protein, producing MKPLILASGSPRRKELLQQVHLPFTVKVSNIEETFDPELSPEEIATSLAYQKAQSVYQENQEAVVIGSDTIVVLGDKVLGKPESEEEARATLRTLSGNTHHVISGVAILSQEKEVTFYEKTSVTFWELTDEDINFYIRSGEPMDKAGSYGIQEVGALFVKEIKGDYFSIVGLPLSRTVRELKSFR